Proteins found in one Longimicrobium terrae genomic segment:
- a CDS encoding flavin monoamine oxidase family protein, with protein MPVIPNLRRSGDSSAPDPAITPLTYVDTPAMDYVKWLQGAGNAIATFSSDPSALSVAVVGSGGAGLTAAYELLRCGMNVTLYEATDRVGGRLFTSPSSTGDGNVFEMGAMRFTPSEHVLHYYSGIFTDSGASKIVYDNANMFPDPGVNNTYIAFQSQTYPFIPGGQNTLPPSYKVCGSAWDAFMNNGFRSADGSIELAAPNDITGWLSDPGPNQHAIVQAWSSYIGSFVNSTLYEAVVRIFTDDKAPGGVRWSQTDLEFFGALGTGFGGFGPLFPISFLDIMRFVINAVDSDQHELVTGVQSIVDGFMKQKITQPGGKVTSVSEHVRTGMPVSGIAMNSGKARLSFEDGSSATFDRVVVATSHRSMEITMGLGYSRHGLPLAEPVADSVRRLHLENSSKVFVETSAFWTGADPSTGSTWPRNVVGDTLLRNFYTLIYPQAAANTGALLFSYTWADDSVKQQTVLKPDDRVQLLLRDLATISPDFATVVRNSLVPGTAQVIDWQNEPYFYGAFKLNQPGQDAYVQSLFYDFQKAAQKSESGVFLAGDSIGFLGGWVENALQTGLNAAAGVAVSLGGTLQAQALSPFARLNPRTYDYVADGATAAVGAPPV; from the coding sequence ATGCCCGTCATCCCCAACCTGCGGCGCAGCGGCGACAGCAGCGCGCCCGATCCGGCCATCACCCCGCTCACGTACGTGGACACTCCCGCCATGGACTACGTGAAGTGGCTGCAGGGCGCCGGAAACGCCATCGCCACCTTCAGTTCCGATCCGTCTGCCCTGAGCGTGGCCGTGGTGGGCTCCGGCGGCGCGGGGCTCACCGCCGCGTACGAGCTGCTGCGCTGCGGCATGAACGTGACGCTGTACGAGGCCACGGACCGCGTGGGCGGCCGGCTGTTCACCTCGCCCTCCAGCACGGGCGACGGCAACGTGTTCGAGATGGGCGCCATGCGTTTTACGCCGTCGGAGCACGTGCTGCACTACTACTCGGGCATCTTCACGGATTCGGGCGCGTCCAAGATCGTGTACGACAACGCGAACATGTTTCCCGATCCGGGCGTCAACAACACCTACATCGCCTTTCAAAGCCAGACGTACCCCTTCATCCCCGGCGGCCAGAACACGCTTCCGCCCAGCTACAAGGTCTGCGGAAGCGCCTGGGACGCCTTCATGAACAACGGCTTCCGGAGCGCGGACGGCAGCATTGAGCTCGCCGCGCCCAACGACATCACCGGCTGGCTTTCCGATCCGGGGCCCAACCAGCACGCCATTGTCCAGGCGTGGTCGTCGTACATCGGCTCGTTCGTCAACAGCACCCTGTACGAGGCGGTGGTGCGCATCTTTACGGATGACAAGGCGCCCGGCGGGGTACGGTGGAGCCAGACGGACCTGGAATTCTTTGGCGCGCTGGGCACGGGGTTCGGCGGATTCGGCCCGCTGTTCCCCATCTCGTTTCTGGACATCATGCGCTTCGTGATCAACGCGGTTGATTCAGACCAGCACGAACTGGTGACCGGCGTGCAGTCCATCGTGGACGGCTTCATGAAGCAGAAGATCACGCAGCCCGGCGGCAAGGTGACCAGCGTGTCCGAGCACGTGCGCACCGGAATGCCGGTGAGCGGAATCGCCATGAACAGCGGCAAGGCCAGGCTCAGCTTTGAAGACGGCTCGTCGGCCACCTTCGACCGCGTGGTGGTGGCCACGTCGCACCGGTCCATGGAAATCACCATGGGGCTGGGCTACAGCCGGCACGGCCTGCCGCTGGCCGAGCCGGTGGCGGATTCCGTGCGGCGCCTGCACCTGGAGAACTCGTCCAAGGTGTTTGTGGAAACGTCGGCGTTCTGGACCGGCGCGGACCCGTCCACCGGCTCCACGTGGCCGCGCAACGTGGTGGGCGACACCCTGCTGCGAAACTTCTACACGCTGATCTACCCGCAGGCCGCGGCCAACACGGGCGCGCTCCTTTTCAGCTACACGTGGGCGGACGATTCGGTGAAGCAGCAGACGGTGCTGAAACCCGACGACCGCGTGCAGCTTCTGCTTCGCGACCTCGCCACCATCTCACCGGACTTCGCCACCGTGGTGCGGAACAGCCTGGTGCCGGGGACGGCGCAGGTGATCGACTGGCAGAACGAGCCGTACTTCTACGGCGCCTTCAAGCTGAACCAGCCCGGGCAGGACGCCTACGTGCAGTCGCTGTTCTACGACTTTCAAAAGGCGGCGCAGAAGTCGGAAAGCGGTGTGTTCCTGGCGGGCGACAGCATCGGCTTTCTGGGTGGATGGGTGGAGAACGCGCTGCAGACCGGCCTGAACGCCGCGGCGGGCGTGGCCGTTTCGCTGGGCGGAACGCTGCAGGCCCAGGCGCTGAGCCCGTTCGCGCGGTTGAACCCGCGCACGTACGACTACGTGGCGGACGGGGCCACCGCGGCCGTCGGCGCGCCACCGGTATAG
- a CDS encoding acyl-CoA dehydrogenase family protein yields the protein MARFEGVDYYDIDGLLTEEQRMIRDTVRQWVDENLMPVINDAYVNRYLPKQLIPGMAELGVFGANLPEEYGCAGLDNISYGLIMQELERGDSGIRSFASVQGALCMYPIYAFGSEEQKHEYLPRMAAGEVIGCFGLTEPDFGSNPGGMITRAVKTDDGYVLNGAKMWITNGSTADIAIIWAKTGELNDSKSIRGFIVPTNTPGFSAKDQKGKLSLLASDTSELVLQDVHVPESALLPKSGGLKSPLMCLTQARYGISWGAIGAAMACYDEALQYATNREMFGRPLGGTQIQQVRLAEMLTEITKAQLVAWRLGTLKEAGTMRPEQVSLAKRNNVNMATEVAREARRLLGGNGILIEYQSMRHMANLESVYTYEGTHDVHGLILGQDITGIAAY from the coding sequence ATGGCCAGGTTTGAAGGCGTAGACTACTACGACATCGACGGGCTGCTCACCGAAGAGCAGCGCATGATCCGCGACACCGTGCGTCAGTGGGTGGATGAAAACCTGATGCCGGTGATCAACGACGCGTACGTCAACCGCTACCTGCCCAAGCAGCTGATTCCGGGGATGGCGGAGCTGGGCGTGTTCGGCGCCAACCTGCCGGAGGAGTACGGCTGCGCGGGGCTCGACAACATCTCGTACGGCCTGATCATGCAGGAGCTGGAGCGCGGCGACAGCGGCATCCGCTCGTTCGCCTCCGTTCAGGGCGCGCTCTGCATGTATCCCATCTACGCGTTCGGCAGCGAAGAGCAGAAGCACGAGTACCTGCCGCGCATGGCCGCCGGCGAGGTCATCGGCTGCTTCGGCCTCACGGAGCCCGACTTCGGCAGCAACCCGGGCGGCATGATCACCCGGGCGGTCAAGACGGACGACGGCTACGTGCTGAACGGCGCCAAGATGTGGATCACCAACGGCTCCACGGCCGACATCGCCATCATCTGGGCCAAGACCGGCGAGCTGAACGACAGCAAGAGCATCCGCGGCTTCATCGTCCCCACGAACACGCCGGGCTTCAGCGCCAAGGACCAGAAGGGCAAGCTGAGCCTGCTGGCGTCCGACACGTCGGAGCTGGTGCTGCAGGACGTGCACGTGCCCGAGTCGGCGCTGCTTCCCAAGAGCGGCGGCCTCAAGAGCCCGCTCATGTGCCTGACGCAGGCGCGCTACGGCATCAGCTGGGGCGCCATCGGCGCGGCCATGGCGTGCTATGACGAGGCGCTGCAGTACGCGACCAACCGCGAGATGTTCGGCCGGCCGCTGGGCGGAACGCAGATCCAGCAGGTGCGCCTGGCGGAAATGCTGACCGAGATCACCAAGGCGCAGCTGGTGGCGTGGCGGCTGGGAACGCTCAAGGAGGCCGGCACCATGCGGCCCGAGCAGGTTTCGCTCGCCAAGCGCAACAACGTCAATATGGCCACCGAGGTGGCGCGTGAGGCGCGGCGCCTGCTGGGCGGCAACGGCATCCTGATCGAGTACCAGTCCATGCGCCACATGGCCAACCTGGAATCGGTCTACACGTACGAGGGCACGCACGACGTCCACGGCCTGATCCTGGGCCAGGACATCACCGGCATCGCCGCGTACTGA
- a CDS encoding Ig-like domain-containing protein — protein sequence MIKQSRTISRVAVRACAALVLVVLAACPGGDGGGGTGPDTRVRQVVVTAPSPSVEAGAAVQLSASARNAAGAAVGGSFTWTSSNSAVAAVAANGEVQGAAPGTATITATETGSGVAGSMGVTVVPAAVQSVVVDPAAASIQLGRTQNLTATLRDARGGVLTGRAVAWTTSNPAIATVNGAGVVTATGVGGPVTITANAEGRNGTAQITVLPVPIATLTIIPTGPHTLTPGATLILNAVAYDAQGNALSGRALSWTSANPAVASVSGTGVVSAVALGGPVAITATSEGVSATVQVTVALPPVATVTVSPAQQTLAPGATFQFTAVARDALVNPLTGRAVTWTTANPAFATVSATGLVTAHSEGQVTVTATVEGRSGTALITVTPAPIATLAITPAGPHTLVPGATLTLNAVARDAAGNALTGRSLSWTSGNPAVVSVSGTGVVTGVATGGPVAVTATSEGVSATVQVTVAPAPVATVSVTPPQDTVELRESIQFAAVALDAGGRPLTGRAVTWTISDPLIATVSPSGAVTGQAVGRATVMATVEGHTGTALITVIPRQAAAVTVDPRFLPLDAGQSRSLRVSAVDAAGAAILSPIVRFVSYGAEASVNPLGLVTANFTGQTFVISSVDHTSDTTFVAVLGEGSLLSTAFANGQVRPDVRPGTVVEIPVILDMSRASPAGDLGSVQGHLRYDVDVLEFQSAQSDLAGSVEINAPAAGIVNFAFAGTAPQGRPVFTVLTVRLRVLAAAPVGRYSALSLFYSALPTSTTFQNFVLPTSVSGRVRVVAP from the coding sequence GTGATCAAGCAATCCAGGACGATCTCGCGCGTCGCCGTGCGGGCCTGCGCCGCGCTGGTGCTCGTCGTTCTCGCCGCGTGCCCCGGGGGTGACGGCGGCGGCGGCACGGGGCCGGACACCCGCGTACGGCAGGTGGTGGTCACCGCGCCCAGCCCGTCGGTGGAGGCGGGGGCCGCGGTTCAGCTGTCCGCGTCCGCGCGCAACGCCGCCGGCGCGGCGGTGGGCGGATCGTTCACGTGGACCAGCAGCAACAGCGCCGTCGCCGCCGTGGCCGCCAACGGCGAGGTGCAGGGCGCCGCGCCCGGAACGGCCACCATCACCGCGACCGAAACCGGGTCCGGCGTCGCGGGCAGCATGGGCGTGACGGTGGTGCCCGCCGCGGTGCAGTCCGTGGTGGTGGACCCCGCGGCCGCCTCCATTCAGCTGGGCCGCACGCAGAACCTGACCGCGACGCTGCGCGATGCGCGCGGCGGGGTGCTCACCGGCCGCGCCGTGGCGTGGACCACCAGCAATCCCGCCATCGCCACGGTCAACGGCGCGGGCGTGGTGACGGCGACGGGCGTGGGCGGGCCGGTGACCATCACCGCCAACGCCGAGGGCCGCAACGGCACCGCGCAGATCACCGTGCTCCCGGTGCCTATCGCCACCCTCACCATCATCCCGACGGGGCCGCACACGCTCACACCGGGCGCCACCCTCATCCTGAACGCCGTCGCCTACGACGCCCAGGGGAATGCGCTCTCCGGCCGCGCGCTGTCTTGGACGAGCGCCAACCCCGCCGTCGCGTCCGTCAGCGGTACCGGCGTGGTGTCAGCGGTCGCCCTGGGCGGGCCCGTGGCCATCACCGCCACCTCGGAAGGGGTGAGCGCCACCGTGCAGGTGACCGTGGCGCTCCCGCCGGTGGCCACCGTAACCGTGAGCCCGGCGCAGCAGACGCTCGCCCCTGGGGCAACCTTTCAGTTCACGGCCGTGGCGCGAGACGCGCTGGTGAACCCGCTCACCGGCCGCGCCGTCACCTGGACCACCGCCAACCCGGCGTTCGCCACCGTGTCGGCCACCGGGCTGGTGACCGCCCATAGCGAAGGCCAGGTAACGGTGACGGCCACCGTGGAGGGGCGCAGCGGCACCGCGCTCATCACCGTGACGCCGGCCCCCATTGCCACCCTCGCCATCACCCCCGCGGGGCCGCACACGCTGGTGCCGGGCGCCACCCTCACGCTGAACGCGGTCGCCCGCGACGCCGCGGGGAACGCGCTCACCGGCCGCTCGCTGTCGTGGACCAGCGGAAACCCCGCCGTGGTATCCGTCAGCGGAACCGGCGTGGTGACCGGGGTCGCCACGGGCGGGCCCGTGGCCGTTACCGCCACCTCGGAAGGGGTGAGCGCCACCGTGCAGGTGACCGTGGCGCCGGCGCCGGTGGCCACCGTCTCGGTCACTCCCCCGCAGGACACCGTGGAACTGAGGGAGAGCATTCAGTTTGCCGCCGTGGCGCTGGACGCGGGGGGGCGGCCGCTCACCGGCCGCGCCGTCACCTGGACCATCTCCGACCCGCTGATCGCCACCGTGTCCCCGTCCGGGGCGGTGACCGGCCAGGCGGTGGGCCGGGCGACGGTGATGGCCACCGTCGAGGGGCACACCGGCACCGCGCTGATCACCGTCATTCCGCGCCAGGCGGCGGCCGTGACCGTGGACCCGCGCTTCCTGCCGCTGGACGCGGGACAGAGCCGCAGCTTGCGCGTGTCGGCCGTGGACGCGGCGGGGGCCGCCATCCTTTCGCCCATCGTCCGGTTTGTTTCGTACGGAGCCGAGGCCTCGGTGAACCCCCTGGGGCTGGTGACCGCCAACTTCACGGGCCAGACGTTCGTGATCTCTTCCGTGGACCATACCTCCGACACGACCTTCGTGGCGGTGCTCGGGGAGGGCAGCCTGCTTTCCACCGCCTTCGCCAACGGCCAGGTGCGGCCGGACGTGCGCCCCGGCACCGTGGTGGAGATCCCGGTGATCCTGGACATGAGCCGGGCCAGCCCCGCGGGCGACCTTGGTTCCGTGCAGGGCCACCTGCGGTACGACGTGGACGTTCTGGAATTCCAGAGCGCGCAGTCGGACCTCGCCGGCTCCGTCGAAATCAATGCGCCCGCGGCGGGGATCGTGAACTTCGCGTTCGCCGGTACCGCGCCGCAGGGGCGGCCGGTCTTTACGGTGCTGACCGTGAGGCTCCGGGTGCTGGCGGCGGCACCGGTGGGAAGGTATTCGGCGCTCTCCCTTTTTTACTCGGCGCTTCCCACGAGCACCACGTTCCAGAACTTCGTCCTTCCCACCTCCGTGAGCGGGCGGGTGCGGGTCGTGGCGCCTTGA
- a CDS encoding M6 family metalloprotease domain-containing protein — protein MNVPVTPLVRRCASLAAAAALLLAPALHAQDVLQQGRAFGIEPSAEVHQLLRAQPGAYEFRRAWRNKVQLIRQERRRVEAAQRGPLLSASALQAAGAAVTGTLRIPVIAGRPSDKGEPYTAAQYQARLFGDGAGAYTAKSFYREMSRGVFTMDGTVTSWIPLPQPSAYYDPSVSTDDTFGRTFEFLRDALTGADPAMDFGQFDNDGPDGRPNSGDDDGYVDAAAFIYPSYGKACGGPGIWPHRYAYSAYTGGVAFSTNDVAARGGTIKVDDYLIQGGLECDGTSLMAIGTFSHEMGHALGLPDLYDTQGPTQGLGEWDLMASGNYRVAASPAHMGAWSKDFLGWVNVETLAGTRTALTLAPVYDAGRVLRYNLPGTREYFLMEHRRPVGSDAFIRGSGLLVYHVDDAIVEARSNSNRVNYGAVHGVDLEEADGLDHLDRATGGNRGDAGDPFPGTGARATFGDATYPSSRTNGGVSTGFEIRGLTYTGGVLTFDVQAGSPSTPVSTITLTPASATLATGTTRQFNATLRDAAGNALAGRAVTWSSDAPALATVSASGLATGVAAGGPVTLSATAEGVTARATVTVTTAPVVGTLLTSGVPVAGLSGASGSEALYRIAVPAGATSLVVTTSGGSGDADLYVRRGVVPSGSTADCSSEGGTTTEQCTITNPGAGDWYIALRGFNTFSGVTLLARVTAASGILALGDSAVGQIATVGGASNFPLALTAGNVIDIGAFRTAGTGFSAYVELFTPAGALAASGEVERAGGSWILPRYTVPATGTYTVRVRDYPRSSGQYTGSFRLRTRRSGVVLALAEVIDPRFVPRGSAPQRDSVWVYNAGSPGTATFTATRIGGAPWLAVNVLGSINAGAPLSSTAPVQVRTRGLPLDRERAVQLAAAEPRPAPAGAVAVEVVMTPGSLAEGYYYDDILIGVAGDVWNTGMLLPADLRLHSPEARTLNTTVPAYPGTMARGPAGELVMASGNGLVRIDPATGAATPWVASLSTDLGGMEFTADGTLVVADVAGRRVLRVRPDGTWTPVSVGTQPVLDVAVLPDGTVFAAAGPNLWRVAPGASTGTQVLATARTWFASSLVFNPADGWVYYTTSTTLRRFNPVTGGDEARGGALPGGALLNLVVGRSGRLYGAEDDFYGGGILVLETTGAVAGHLWGPGTGFGIAVGNGVLYGSSFFLSDQVWSLPLADAPAGTTSVAGDANGDGAITAQDALGVLSSVVGRTLPAGWNMAVGGDANCDGQVTAVDALVILSKVVARDVSRFCVGTAR, from the coding sequence TTGAACGTCCCGGTGACCCCCCTTGTCCGCCGATGCGCCTCGCTGGCCGCCGCCGCCGCGCTGCTGCTGGCCCCCGCGCTGCACGCGCAGGACGTGCTGCAGCAGGGGCGCGCGTTTGGAATCGAGCCGTCCGCCGAAGTGCATCAGCTGCTGCGCGCGCAGCCGGGCGCGTACGAGTTCCGGCGCGCGTGGCGCAACAAGGTGCAGCTGATTCGCCAGGAGCGCCGCCGCGTGGAAGCCGCGCAGCGCGGGCCGCTGCTGTCCGCCAGCGCGCTGCAGGCGGCGGGCGCGGCCGTCACCGGCACCCTGCGCATTCCCGTGATCGCGGGGCGCCCCTCGGACAAGGGCGAGCCGTACACCGCGGCGCAGTACCAGGCGCGCCTGTTCGGCGACGGGGCGGGGGCGTACACCGCCAAGTCGTTCTACCGCGAGATGTCGCGCGGGGTGTTCACCATGGACGGTACGGTGACGTCGTGGATCCCCCTGCCGCAGCCCTCGGCGTACTACGATCCGTCCGTCTCCACCGACGACACCTTCGGCCGCACCTTCGAGTTCCTGCGCGACGCGCTGACCGGCGCCGACCCGGCCATGGACTTCGGCCAGTTCGACAACGACGGCCCCGACGGACGCCCCAACTCCGGTGACGACGACGGCTACGTGGACGCCGCGGCGTTCATCTACCCGTCCTACGGCAAGGCGTGCGGCGGCCCCGGCATCTGGCCGCACCGCTACGCCTACTCCGCCTACACCGGCGGCGTGGCCTTCAGCACCAACGACGTGGCGGCGCGGGGCGGCACCATCAAGGTGGACGACTACCTGATCCAGGGCGGCCTGGAGTGCGACGGCACCAGCCTGATGGCCATCGGCACCTTTTCGCACGAGATGGGGCACGCGCTGGGGCTGCCGGACCTGTACGACACCCAGGGCCCCACGCAGGGGCTGGGCGAGTGGGACCTGATGGCGTCCGGCAACTACCGCGTGGCGGCCTCGCCCGCGCACATGGGCGCGTGGTCCAAGGACTTTCTGGGATGGGTCAACGTCGAAACGCTGGCGGGGACGCGCACCGCGCTCACCCTGGCCCCGGTGTACGACGCGGGGCGGGTGCTGCGGTACAACCTTCCCGGCACGCGCGAATACTTTCTGATGGAGCACCGCCGCCCGGTGGGTTCCGACGCGTTCATCCGCGGCTCCGGGCTGCTGGTGTACCACGTGGACGACGCCATCGTCGAGGCACGCAGCAACAGCAACCGGGTGAACTACGGGGCCGTGCACGGGGTGGACCTGGAGGAAGCGGACGGGCTGGACCATCTGGACCGGGCGACGGGCGGCAACCGCGGCGACGCGGGCGACCCGTTTCCCGGCACGGGTGCGCGCGCCACCTTCGGCGACGCCACCTACCCCTCCAGCCGCACCAACGGCGGCGTGTCGACCGGATTCGAGATCCGCGGGCTCACCTACACGGGCGGCGTGCTCACCTTTGACGTGCAGGCGGGCAGCCCCAGCACGCCGGTCTCTACGATCACCCTCACCCCGGCGTCGGCCACCCTGGCCACGGGAACCACGCGCCAGTTCAACGCCACCCTGCGCGACGCGGCGGGCAACGCCCTCGCCGGGCGCGCCGTCACGTGGAGCAGCGACGCGCCGGCCCTTGCCACCGTGTCGGCCAGCGGCTTGGCGACGGGCGTGGCGGCGGGCGGCCCCGTCACCCTTTCCGCCACGGCGGAAGGCGTCACGGCGCGCGCGACCGTCACGGTGACCACCGCGCCCGTGGTGGGCACGCTTCTCACCAGCGGCGTGCCGGTGGCCGGGCTGTCGGGCGCCAGCGGGAGCGAGGCGCTGTACCGCATCGCCGTTCCCGCGGGGGCCACCTCGCTCGTGGTCACCACGTCCGGCGGCTCGGGCGACGCAGACCTGTACGTGCGCCGCGGCGTCGTCCCCTCGGGATCGACGGCGGACTGCTCGTCCGAGGGGGGCACCACCACCGAGCAGTGCACCATCACCAATCCGGGCGCGGGCGACTGGTACATCGCGCTGCGCGGCTTCAACACGTTCTCGGGCGTGACGCTCCTGGCGCGGGTGACCGCCGCGTCCGGCATCCTGGCGCTGGGCGACTCGGCCGTGGGCCAGATCGCCACCGTGGGCGGGGCCAGCAACTTTCCCCTGGCGCTCACCGCCGGGAACGTGATCGACATCGGCGCGTTCCGGACCGCCGGGACGGGCTTTTCCGCCTACGTGGAGCTGTTCACCCCCGCCGGAGCGCTGGCGGCCTCGGGCGAGGTGGAGCGCGCGGGCGGATCGTGGATCCTGCCCCGCTACACGGTTCCCGCCACGGGCACGTACACCGTGCGGGTGCGCGACTATCCCCGCAGCAGCGGCCAGTATACGGGCAGCTTCCGGCTGCGCACCCGCCGGTCCGGCGTGGTGCTGGCCTTGGCGGAAGTCATCGACCCGCGCTTCGTCCCCCGCGGCTCGGCCCCGCAGCGCGACTCGGTGTGGGTGTACAACGCGGGAAGTCCGGGGACCGCCACCTTCACGGCGACCCGGATCGGCGGCGCCCCGTGGCTCGCCGTGAACGTGCTGGGATCCATCAACGCCGGGGCGCCCCTGTCGTCCACCGCGCCGGTGCAGGTGCGCACGCGCGGCCTGCCGCTGGACCGGGAACGCGCGGTGCAGCTGGCCGCGGCGGAGCCCCGCCCGGCGCCCGCGGGCGCGGTGGCGGTGGAAGTGGTGATGACCCCCGGCAGCCTGGCGGAGGGCTACTACTACGACGACATCCTGATCGGCGTGGCCGGTGACGTGTGGAACACGGGGATGCTGTTGCCGGCGGACCTGCGGCTGCACTCGCCCGAGGCGCGCACCCTCAACACCACCGTCCCGGCGTATCCGGGCACCATGGCGCGCGGCCCGGCCGGCGAGCTGGTGATGGCGAGTGGAAACGGGCTGGTGCGCATCGACCCGGCGACGGGCGCGGCGACGCCCTGGGTGGCCTCGCTCTCCACTGACCTGGGCGGGATGGAATTCACCGCGGACGGCACGCTGGTGGTGGCGGACGTGGCGGGGCGGCGGGTGCTGCGGGTACGCCCGGACGGCACCTGGACCCCGGTGTCCGTCGGCACGCAGCCGGTGCTGGATGTGGCGGTGCTCCCGGACGGAACGGTGTTCGCCGCGGCGGGCCCCAACCTTTGGCGCGTGGCGCCCGGGGCGTCCACCGGAACGCAGGTGCTGGCCACCGCGCGGACGTGGTTCGCCTCCTCGCTCGTGTTCAACCCGGCAGACGGCTGGGTGTACTACACGACCTCCACCACCCTGCGCCGCTTCAACCCCGTCACCGGGGGGGACGAGGCACGCGGGGGGGCGCTCCCCGGCGGCGCGCTGCTGAACCTGGTGGTGGGGCGCAGCGGGCGGCTGTACGGCGCGGAAGACGATTTCTACGGCGGCGGCATCCTGGTGCTTGAAACCACGGGGGCGGTGGCGGGCCACCTCTGGGGGCCGGGAACGGGCTTCGGCATCGCGGTGGGGAACGGGGTGCTGTACGGCAGCTCCTTCTTCCTGAGCGACCAGGTGTGGAGCCTGCCGCTGGCCGACGCCCCGGCGGGAACCACCAGCGTGGCCGGTGACGCCAACGGGGATGGGGCGATCACGGCGCAGGACGCGCTGGGCGTGCTTTCCTCGGTAGTGGGGCGCACCCTGCCCGCCGGGTGGAACATGGCCGTGGGCGGCGACGCCAACTGCGACGGCCAGGTGACGGCGGTGGACGCGCTGGTCATCCTGTCCAAGGTGGTGGCCCGCGACGTGTCGCGGTTCTGCGTGGGGACGGCCCGCTGA
- a CDS encoding AAA family ATPase, with product MLIRFRVENFRSIRDEQELSLVASPLSEHTETLVHADRYEIDLLRTAAIYGPNASGKSTVFLALEFMQAAVEDSHRIWAPDRGVPRTPFALDPAAAAEPSLFAVDLLLDGVRYEYGFVVDSTHVHEEWLYAYPNGRKQEWFTRDASRAPEFTFSRNLKGENRTIARFTRPNSLFLSVAARNNHPMLDRVYAWFGSGLFMVSESSRAHLDLAGFSICQNEQLGSDLLRILELADLGISGLEVVEGDMSAYASRLGLKAADPELPVPPFSPRPATTVRLRHRAGAGEDVALPFEQESQGTQTLFAMAGIIMAVLGTGGVMVVDELDRSLHTHLALSIIRMFTNPETNPNNAQLIFNTHDTNLLDTSILRRDQIWFTEKGQDGATRLFPLTDFRARKHENLERGYLQGRYGAVPAIGEPNLGLTAGD from the coding sequence GTGCTGATCCGCTTTCGCGTCGAGAACTTTCGCTCCATCCGCGACGAGCAGGAGCTTTCTCTCGTGGCGTCGCCGCTTTCGGAGCACACCGAGACGCTGGTGCACGCCGATCGCTACGAGATCGACCTGCTGCGCACGGCCGCCATTTACGGCCCGAATGCGTCCGGAAAGTCCACCGTGTTCCTTGCGCTGGAATTCATGCAGGCAGCGGTGGAGGACTCGCACCGCATCTGGGCGCCGGACAGGGGCGTCCCCCGCACGCCGTTCGCCCTGGATCCGGCGGCGGCGGCAGAGCCGTCGTTGTTTGCGGTGGATCTTCTGCTGGACGGAGTTCGTTACGAATACGGTTTCGTCGTGGATTCGACGCACGTTCACGAAGAGTGGCTGTACGCGTACCCCAACGGACGCAAGCAGGAATGGTTCACCCGGGACGCATCACGGGCGCCGGAGTTTACGTTCAGCCGGAATCTCAAGGGAGAGAATCGCACGATCGCCAGATTTACCCGGCCGAACAGCCTGTTTCTTTCGGTTGCTGCGCGGAACAATCATCCAATGCTCGACCGCGTCTATGCGTGGTTCGGGTCTGGCCTGTTCATGGTGAGCGAAAGCTCCCGGGCTCACCTTGATCTCGCCGGGTTCAGCATCTGCCAGAACGAACAACTTGGGTCTGATCTCCTCAGAATCCTTGAACTCGCGGATCTCGGCATCAGCGGCCTCGAGGTGGTGGAGGGGGACATGAGCGCGTATGCCAGCCGGCTCGGGCTGAAGGCCGCCGACCCGGAGCTTCCCGTTCCCCCGTTTTCACCTCGTCCCGCGACAACCGTGCGTCTCAGGCATCGTGCGGGGGCCGGGGAAGACGTAGCTCTGCCGTTCGAGCAGGAGTCGCAGGGCACGCAGACCCTCTTCGCCATGGCCGGGATCATCATGGCGGTGCTAGGGACCGGCGGCGTGATGGTGGTTGATGAACTCGATCGCAGCCTGCATACGCACCTTGCCCTGAGCATCATACGGATGTTCACGAATCCGGAGACCAATCCGAACAACGCGCAACTGATCTTCAACACTCACGATACCAATCTGCTCGACACGTCGATCCTGCGGCGGGATCAGATCTGGTTTACGGAGAAGGGGCAGGACGGCGCGACGCGGCTGTTTCCGCTCACGGATTTCCGCGCGCGCAAGCACGAGAATCTGGAGCGCGGATACCTGCAGGGGCGGTACGGCGCCGTACCCGCCATCGGTGAACCGAATCTCGGGCTCACCGCGGGGGATTGA